In Gemmatimonadota bacterium, the sequence GTTGTAGATCTCCCCGTTGTAGACCAGGCGCAGGCGGCCGTCGTCGGACGCCATGGGCTGGGCGCCGCCCTCCACGTCCACGATGCTCAGGCGCCGGTGTCCCAGCCCCACGCCGTCCCCCACGTAGGTGCCGGAGCCGTCCGGGCCCCGGTGGGCGATCACGTCGCACATGCGCTCGAGGAGGGCGGGCGCGACCGAGCCATCGCGGTCGGGGCGGACGATGCCCGCTATGCCGCACATGGCGTGGACTCCGAGCAGAGGGGGGGCAGGCAGGCGGCGCGCCCCGAAGCGGGGCGAGCGGCGGGGGCCGGAAGCCGGAGTGCGGTCGTCGACACCGGGCGCCTCACCAGACGTCCCAGTGTCCGCGGGCGGCGCGCCACGCGGCCACCAACGGAGCGGCCAGGAGGACGCCCGTCCAGGCGGCCTCGCCCAGCACCCGCCGGCCGCTGCGGAGCGCGACCAGGAGCAGGACACCGGCGGCCACCCCCGCGAGCAGGACCGGCAGGGCCGGGCCCAGCCTCGCCAGGAGGCGGAGGGCGCCGGGCAGGAAGCCGACCACGGCCAGGATCAGGAAGACCGGCGTGGCCATGCGCAGGAGCTTGTGGAAGACGAACTGGATCCAGATGGGATTCCGCCCCGGGATCAGCACCTCCGGCATCCATGCGCAGAGCTGCAGGATGCCGGCCTGGGTGCGCACCTTGCGACGGTACTCCTGCGCGTGGGTGAAAGTTCGGGGATCGGTGGCCAGCGCGTCCTCCCGGAACAGCACGCGGTGTCCGCCGCGCACGATCTGCAGCGGCACCCACAGGTCGTCGCAGAGCAGGCCCGCCGGGAGGTCGCTCCACAGCTCGCGCCGGATCGCGTAGATGGCGCCGGTCACACCGACCATGCTGTGGAGGGCGGCCTCCGAGCGGCGCAGCAACCGCTCCAGCACCCAGTAGATCCGGGTCACGGGATTGCCCTGGCTGATCCGGTAGCCGCCCGACACGGCCCCCACCTGCGGGTGCGCGAGGTCGGCGACCAGGCGCGCGATGGCGGTCGGGGCGAAGCGCTGCCCGGTGTCGGCGAAGACCAGCAGCGGGTTGCGCGACGCACGCACGGCGGCGTTCAGATTCCCGGGCTTCCCCGGCGGTCCGTCTCCAGGCACCACGGTCACGCCCGCAGGCAGCAGACGCCGGTACGCGTCCAGGTCGTGTCCGGCGCCGGGGTCGATCCCCACCACCACCTCCAGGCGGTCCTTCGGGTGGTCGGTGGCGAGCAGGTCGGCGACCCGGTCACGGACCTGCTCGGGGTGGTCGCGGCTGGCCAGGATGACGCTCACCGCCGGCGGGGCGTCGAAGCGGGCGGACGGCGCCCGGCGTCCGCGGGCGAGGAGGACGAGCGTCAGCGGGTAGACGAACCACGTGAGCAGGAGCAGCGCCAGCGCCGCCGTGCCGAGGACGATCAACGTGGGTTCCTTCTCTCTCCGCGCGGGTGGGTCCGCCCCGGGGTCGGCCGGACGGAGCACCCCGAAGGGGGCAAGACGCGGGCCATGCACCGGCCCCGGGTCCGACGCCCCGGGGGGTGGGCCCCCAAGGATCGCGCGCGAGGGCGCGGGGTCCAAGAGGGCAGGGGCGGATCCGGCGTCCGCGTGGGAGGATGCGTCGGGGATCCTCGGGGCCGGCGGCGCGGCCACGCCTCCCCATGGTGCCGAGTGGTCACCCCGGAGCGTTGACACCCTCCAACACCGCCTCTACCTTTCCCGTTCTGTCCTCCAGCCGGTTTCCGACCCAGGCCCGGCTGTAGGATGTTCGACCGGCGGTCCCTGGCCGTCGTCCCGGGTCGAG encodes:
- a CDS encoding glycosyltransferase translates to MIVLGTAALALLLLTWFVYPLTLVLLARGRRAPSARFDAPPAVSVILASRDHPEQVRDRVADLLATDHPKDRLEVVVGIDPGAGHDLDAYRRLLPAGVTVVPGDGPPGKPGNLNAAVRASRNPLLVFADTGQRFAPTAIARLVADLAHPQVGAVSGGYRISQGNPVTRIYWVLERLLRRSEAALHSMVGVTGAIYAIRRELWSDLPAGLLCDDLWVPLQIVRGGHRVLFREDALATDPRTFTHAQEYRRKVRTQAGILQLCAWMPEVLIPGRNPIWIQFVFHKLLRMATPVFLILAVVGFLPGALRLLARLGPALPVLLAGVAAGVLLLVALRSGRRVLGEAAWTGVLLAAPLVAAWRAARGHWDVW